The proteins below come from a single Chrysoperla carnea chromosome 1, inChrCarn1.1, whole genome shotgun sequence genomic window:
- the LOC123301569 gene encoding translation initiation factor IF-2-like, with the protein MNKFTIFICTVAIIGTAIAQEYDFESSAPRRPAPPRVTPGYSGSVDVKPTPVPILKQINRHNEDGSYTYGYEGADGSFKIETKLTNGEVKGKYGYVDSNGKVRVVEYGANKYGFQPAGEGITVAPPTLVDESTDKNGLPLEEDDGSYYQPAPQQAPARHTVAKAQRPRPQAPQPSYQDFSVPQHNEAPAPRRPIAIPGAAPSGVVYSEKPQFSRPAPQPQPQHFAPARPAPQPQHFAPARPAYTAPQAPQRFAPQYSRPQFEEPAPVRQQFDEDFPQPERQQYISRPQPQRQQQPIQFAPIQQRPSAGARSGSILDQLMQDYALPSNGAPALHDITFGTQNY; encoded by the coding sequence tgcaCAGTTGCCATAATTGGCACTGCCATCGCACAAGAATATGATTTTGAATCATCAGCTCCAAGACGTCCAGCCCCACCTCGCGTTACACCAGGTTACTCAGGCAGTGTTGATGTAAAACCAACTCCTGTACCAATTCTAAAACAAATCAACCGACATAATGAAGATGGTTCATACACCTATGGCTACGAAGGTGCTGATGGTTCtttcaaaattgaaacaaaattaaccAATGGTGAAGTTAAAGGAAAATATGGTTATGTAGACTCAAATGGAAAAGTTCGTGTTGTTGAATACGGTGCAAATAAATATGGTTTCCAACCAGCTGGGGAAGGCATCACAGTTGCACCACCTACCTTAGTTGATGAAAGCACCGACAAAAATGGTCTTCCATTAGAAGAAGATGATGGTAGTTACTATCAACCAGCTCCACAACAAGCTCCAGCTAGACATACCGTTGCTAAGGCTCAACGACCACGTCCTCAAGCCCCACAACCTTCATATCAAGATTTCTCTGTACCTCAACACAACGAAGCTCCAGCACCACGACGTCCAATTGCCATTCCTGGAGCAGCTCCATCTGGTGTTGTTTACTCAGAAAAACCCCAATTTTCACGCCCAGCACCACAACCACAACCACAACATTTTGCCCCAGCACGCCCAGCTCCACAACCTCAACATTTTGCTCCAGCACGCCCAGCTTACACAGCCCCACAAGCACCACAAAGATTTGCACCACAATATTCTAGACCACAATTTGAAGAACCAGCTCCAGTTCGTCAGCAATTCGACGAAGATTTCCCACAACCAGAAAGACAACAATATATTTCCCGGCCACAACCTCAACGTCAACAACAACCAATTCAATTTGCTCCAATTCAACAAAGACCGTCTGCAGGCGCCCGTAGCGGAAGTATTTTAGATCAATTAATGCAAGATTATGCATTACCAAGTAACGGTGCTCCAGCACTCCATGATATCACTTTTGGAAcccaaaactattaa